A stretch of Pseudomonas sp. CCC3.1 DNA encodes these proteins:
- the htpG gene encoding molecular chaperone HtpG, whose product MSVETQKETLGFQTEVKQLLHLMIHSLYSNKEIFLRELISNASDAVDKLRFEALSKPELLEGGDELKIRVSFDKDAKTVTLEDNGIGMNRDDVIAHLGTIAKSGTADFMKNLSGDQKKDSNLIGQFGVGFYSAFIVADKVDVYSRRAGTPASEGVHWSSKGEGDFEVENVEKATRGTTIVLHLKSGDDEFADGWRLRNIIKKYSDHIALPIELPKEQAVAEGEEAPAQEWETVNRASALWTRPRTDVKDEEYQEFYKHIAHDFENPLAWSHNKVEGKLEYSSLLYVPARAPFDLYQREAPKGLKLYVQRVFVMDQAESFLPLYLRFIKGVVDSNDLSLNVSREILQKDPIIDSMKSALTKRVLDMLEKLAKNEPEKYQGFWKNFGQVMKEGPAEDFANKEKIAGLLRFASTHGNDGEQNVSLTEYLARAKEGQDKIYYLTGETYAQVKNSPHLEVFRKKGIEVLLLTDRIDEWLMSYLSDFDGKSFVDVARGDLDLGNLDSEEDKKAAEEVAKAKEGLVERIKAALGESVSEVRVSHRLTDSPAILAIGEQDLGLQMRQILEASGQKVPDSKPIFEFNPAHPLIEKLDAEQSEERFGDLSHILFDQAALAAGDSLKDPAAYVRRLNKLLVELSV is encoded by the coding sequence ATGAGCGTGGAAACTCAAAAGGAAACCCTGGGCTTCCAGACCGAGGTCAAGCAACTCTTGCACCTCATGATCCATTCGCTGTACTCCAACAAGGAAATCTTCCTTCGCGAGTTGATCTCGAACGCCTCTGATGCTGTCGATAAATTACGTTTTGAAGCGCTGTCCAAACCAGAACTTCTGGAAGGCGGCGACGAACTTAAAATCCGTGTGAGCTTCGACAAGGACGCCAAGACCGTCACCCTCGAAGACAACGGCATCGGTATGAACCGTGATGACGTGATCGCCCACCTGGGGACGATTGCCAAATCCGGCACTGCCGACTTCATGAAAAATCTCTCGGGCGATCAGAAGAAAGATTCGAACCTGATCGGCCAGTTTGGCGTGGGCTTCTACTCGGCCTTCATCGTTGCCGACAAAGTTGACGTCTACAGCCGTCGTGCCGGTACGCCAGCGAGCGAAGGCGTGCACTGGTCTTCCAAAGGCGAAGGCGATTTTGAAGTCGAGAACGTCGAAAAAGCCACGCGCGGTACCACCATTGTTCTGCACCTCAAGTCCGGCGACGACGAGTTCGCTGACGGCTGGCGCCTGCGCAACATCATTAAAAAGTATTCCGATCACATCGCTTTGCCGATCGAGTTGCCGAAAGAGCAGGCTGTTGCCGAAGGTGAAGAAGCCCCTGCGCAGGAATGGGAAACCGTTAACCGCGCCAGCGCCCTGTGGACCCGTCCTCGCACTGACGTGAAAGACGAGGAATATCAGGAGTTCTACAAGCACATCGCCCACGACTTTGAAAACCCGCTGGCCTGGAGCCACAACAAGGTTGAAGGCAAGCTTGAATACAGCTCGCTGCTCTATGTTCCGGCACGTGCACCGTTCGACCTGTACCAGCGTGAAGCGCCAAAAGGCCTGAAGCTGTACGTGCAACGTGTGTTTGTGATGGATCAGGCTGAGTCGTTCCTGCCGCTGTACCTGCGCTTCATCAAAGGCGTGGTCGACTCCAATGACCTGTCGCTGAACGTGTCGCGTGAAATTCTGCAGAAAGACCCGATCATCGATTCCATGAAGTCGGCGCTGACCAAGCGCGTACTCGACATGCTGGAAAAACTGGCGAAGAACGAGCCTGAGAAATACCAGGGCTTCTGGAAAAACTTCGGTCAGGTGATGAAAGAAGGCCCGGCTGAAGATTTCGCCAACAAAGAAAAAATCGCCGGTCTGCTGCGTTTTGCATCGACCCACGGCAATGACGGCGAGCAAAACGTTTCGCTGACCGAGTACCTGGCGCGTGCCAAAGAAGGTCAGGACAAGATCTACTACCTGACCGGTGAAACCTACGCACAGGTCAAAAACAGCCCGCACCTGGAAGTCTTCCGCAAGAAAGGCATCGAAGTGCTGTTGCTGACCGATCGCATCGACGAGTGGCTGATGAGCTACCTCAGCGATTTCGACGGCAAGAGCTTTGTTGACGTGGCACGCGGTGACCTCGATCTGGGCAACCTGGACTCCGAAGAGGACAAGAAAGCCGCAGAAGAAGTGGCCAAGGCCAAAGAAGGTCTGGTTGAGCGTATCAAAGCCGCGCTGGGCGAAAGCGTCAGTGAGGTGCGTGTATCGCACCGCCTGACCGACTCGCCGGCCATTTTGGCCATCGGTGAGCAAGACCTGGGTCTGCAGATGCGCCAGATCCTGGAAGCCAGCGGCCAGAAAGTACCGGACTCCAAGCCTATCTTCGAATTCAACCCGGCTCACCCGCTGATCGAAAAACTGGATGCGGAGCAGAGCGAAGAGCGTTTCGGCGACCTGTCGCACATCCTCTTCGACCAAGCAGCTCTGGCGGCCGGTGACAGCTTGAAAGACCCTGCAGCGTATGTCCGTCGGCTAAATAAGTTGTTAGTTGAGTTGTCCGTGTAA
- a CDS encoding dienelactone hydrolase family protein, with amino-acid sequence MKSITVSSVVYQIDGQAYEGRLAYDPSREDPLPGLLMAPNWMGISAGAEEIAKSVAEQGYVVLIADLYGQGVRPTNADQAANAMMPLKNDRALLRKRMQAAYAALKKQTEPKVDSNQLATFGFCFGGCCSLELARDGAELKAVVSFHGSLDTPAPADAKNITGSVLVLHGASDPLVPHEQLPAFEDEMNAAGVDWQLTSYGGAVHSFTDPHANVPGKMMYDAKTAHRAFTAMHNLLDEVFRD; translated from the coding sequence ATGAAATCAATTACGGTCAGTTCTGTGGTTTATCAAATCGATGGCCAAGCGTACGAAGGCCGTCTTGCCTACGACCCGAGCCGCGAAGATCCGCTGCCGGGTTTGTTGATGGCGCCGAACTGGATGGGCATCAGCGCTGGTGCCGAGGAAATCGCCAAATCCGTGGCCGAGCAGGGCTATGTGGTCTTGATCGCAGATTTGTACGGCCAAGGCGTTCGCCCAACCAACGCTGATCAAGCCGCCAATGCCATGATGCCGCTGAAAAATGACCGTGCCTTGCTGCGCAAGCGCATGCAGGCGGCCTACGCTGCGCTGAAAAAGCAAACTGAGCCCAAGGTCGATAGCAATCAATTGGCGACCTTTGGTTTCTGTTTTGGTGGGTGTTGCTCGCTGGAGCTTGCGCGTGATGGCGCTGAGCTTAAGGCTGTGGTGTCTTTCCATGGCTCACTGGATACGCCTGCCCCGGCAGACGCCAAAAACATTACCGGCTCCGTTTTGGTGCTGCACGGTGCGTCTGACCCGTTGGTGCCTCATGAGCAGTTGCCAGCGTTTGAAGATGAAATGAACGCAGCGGGCGTGGACTGGCAACTGACCAGCTACGGCGGCGCGGTGCATTCTTTCACCGACCCGCACGCCAACGTGCCCGGCAAAATGATGTACGACGCCAAGACCGCGCACCGTGCTTTCACCGCCATGCACAACCTGTTGGATGAAGTGTTCCGCGACTAA
- the yegQ gene encoding tRNA 5-hydroxyuridine modification protein YegQ, with translation MPLVPPELLAPAGTLKNMRYAFAYGADAVYAGQPRYSLRVRNNEFDHDNLAIGIAQAQAQGKRFYVVVNIAPHNAKLRTFLKDLAPVIAMGPDALIMSDPGLIMLVRQHFPTMPIHLSVQANTVNWASAEFWRQQGLSRIILSRELSLEEIEEIREQVPGMELEIFVHGALCMAYSGRCLLSGYMNKRDANQGSCTNACRWKYEAKPGTENELGNVVKVVEPTLGLGAPTDEVFVLHEANRPDEPMSAYEDEHGTYIMNSKDLRAVQHVARLTEMGVHSLKIEGRTKSHFYCARATQVYRKAIDDAVAGREFDRSLMSDLESLAQRGYTEGFLRRHVHDEYQNYLHGSSLSHRQQFVGELTGERRKGLAEVKVKNRFALGDHMELMTPRGNYHFDLDQLHNSAGLPIQVAPGDGHTVYMPIPEQVDLSYALLMRDLTVSETIERST, from the coding sequence ATGCCCCTCGTCCCGCCCGAACTCCTCGCCCCTGCTGGCACCCTGAAAAACATGCGCTACGCCTTTGCCTATGGCGCCGATGCCGTCTACGCAGGACAACCGCGCTACAGCTTGCGGGTGCGTAACAACGAGTTTGACCACGACAACCTGGCCATCGGCATCGCGCAGGCTCAGGCCCAAGGCAAACGCTTCTATGTGGTAGTCAACATTGCTCCGCATAACGCCAAGCTGCGCACCTTTCTCAAAGACCTGGCTCCGGTGATTGCCATGGGCCCGGATGCACTGATCATGTCCGACCCAGGGCTGATCATGCTGGTTCGCCAGCACTTCCCGACAATGCCGATTCACTTGTCAGTTCAGGCCAATACCGTGAACTGGGCCAGTGCCGAATTCTGGCGCCAACAAGGCTTGAGCAGGATCATCTTGTCCCGTGAGCTGTCGTTGGAAGAGATCGAAGAAATCCGTGAGCAAGTACCGGGCATGGAACTGGAAATTTTCGTGCATGGCGCACTGTGCATGGCCTACTCCGGCCGTTGCCTGTTATCCGGCTATATGAATAAGCGCGACGCCAACCAGGGCAGTTGCACCAATGCGTGTCGCTGGAAGTACGAGGCAAAACCCGGCACTGAAAACGAACTCGGCAATGTGGTGAAGGTGGTTGAGCCCACGCTTGGCCTGGGCGCGCCGACCGACGAGGTATTCGTGCTGCACGAAGCCAACCGCCCGGACGAACCGATGTCGGCGTACGAAGACGAACACGGCACCTACATCATGAACTCCAAAGACCTGCGCGCTGTTCAGCACGTGGCACGGCTGACTGAAATGGGCGTGCACTCGCTGAAAATCGAAGGCCGGACCAAGTCACACTTTTACTGCGCGCGCGCCACACAGGTGTATCGAAAGGCAATTGATGACGCAGTGGCCGGTCGTGAATTCGACCGCAGCCTGATGAGCGATCTGGAATCACTGGCGCAACGGGGTTACACCGAAGGCTTTTTGCGGCGGCATGTGCATGACGAGTATCAGAACTACTTGCATGGCAGCTCGTTATCGCATCGCCAGCAGTTTGTCGGAGAGCTGACCGGGGAGCGGCGCAAGGGGCTGGCCGAGGTGAAAGTCAAAAACCGTTTTGCGCTGGGCGATCATATGGAATTGATGACCCCGCGCGGCAATTACCACTTTGATCTGGACCAACTGCACAACAGCGCTGGGTTACCGATTCAAGTGGCGCCGGGCGATGGGCACACGGTGTACATGCCGATCCCCGAACAGGTGGATTTGAGCTATGCGCTGCTGATGCGTGATTTGACCGTGAGTGAAACGATTGAGCGTTCGACTTAG
- a CDS encoding aldose 1-epimerase, giving the protein MSVNLLTLEDGLTRLTLAPHIGGSIASWQVIASGQPLLRASAAQALSSGSANQLACYPLVPWSNRIGGGGFDGPDHWFALEPNNPAVALPIHGSAWQQAWDVIEHTAHCACLQLDSHHPFAYRATLRYTLERGQLSIELSVTHQDEHAAWHGLGLHPYLPRTANTRLQANTSQVWLCDVLGLPTERVPLPDDWDFNRLNALPQRRLDNCFTGWDGCALISQPDLGYALECLATNSPYCLVYCPPGEDFFCFEPVSHPVNAHHLPGRPGLQLLHKGQSASLNFHMQYRPL; this is encoded by the coding sequence ATGTCCGTAAACCTGCTGACCCTCGAAGACGGCCTGACCCGCCTGACCCTTGCTCCACACATCGGGGGCAGCATCGCCAGTTGGCAGGTGATTGCCAGTGGCCAACCCTTGCTTCGGGCCAGCGCGGCCCAGGCACTGAGCAGCGGTTCGGCCAATCAACTGGCCTGTTACCCGCTGGTGCCGTGGTCGAACCGGATCGGCGGGGGTGGCTTTGACGGCCCCGACCACTGGTTTGCGCTGGAGCCCAACAACCCCGCCGTGGCTTTGCCAATCCATGGCAGCGCCTGGCAGCAAGCCTGGGATGTGATTGAACACACAGCGCACTGCGCCTGCCTGCAACTCGACAGCCATCACCCTTTCGCCTATCGGGCCACACTGCGTTACACCTTGGAGCGCGGCCAGTTGAGTATTGAGCTGAGCGTGACGCATCAGGACGAGCACGCCGCCTGGCACGGCTTGGGGTTGCATCCTTATTTACCGCGCACGGCCAACACACGTTTACAGGCCAACACCTCGCAGGTTTGGCTCTGCGATGTGCTGGGTTTGCCCACAGAACGTGTGCCGCTGCCGGATGACTGGGACTTTAATCGACTCAACGCCTTGCCCCAAAGACGGCTCGACAACTGCTTTACCGGCTGGGATGGCTGTGCACTGATCAGCCAGCCGGACTTGGGTTATGCATTGGAATGCTTGGCGACCAACAGCCCGTACTGCCTGGTGTATTGCCCGCCCGGTGAAGACTTCTTCTGCTTCGAACCCGTGAGCCACCCGGTCAATGCTCATCATTTGCCAGGGCGGCCGGGCTTGCAGCTCTTGCACAAGGGGCAGTCGGCGAGCTTGAACTTCCACATGCAGTATCGGCCGCTGTAA
- a CDS encoding DMT family transporter produces MSAPALFPRHIAVLILVLLACAFAGNHIAARIAFDHDTGLLLAILCRAGVTLLVLTSLVLWQRERPRLTPANWRWQLLLGLLIAAQSFFIYSAVARIPVALALLIGNVAPILLVLLTWALGGSPPSRRAAMLMGLIMCGLVFALDVPERLSNQHTSEAQWLEGILFGFAAASVFACALWITDHKLSSLRGTVRSMLTMLIVFSAAALAGVSGVLPGGVSLPSSSTGWTALACLVVLYGLGFCLLFICMTRLNMAKNAPVMNVEPVASLLFGWLILDQVLSSGQVIGGLIVVAGIVMLTWRRAAD; encoded by the coding sequence ATGTCTGCTCCTGCACTATTTCCCCGCCATATCGCGGTATTGATTCTGGTGTTGCTGGCCTGTGCATTCGCCGGTAATCACATTGCCGCACGCATTGCCTTCGACCATGACACCGGCCTGTTGCTGGCCATTTTGTGCCGTGCCGGGGTGACGCTGCTGGTGCTGACCAGCCTGGTGTTGTGGCAGCGTGAACGCCCTCGGTTAACCCCTGCCAACTGGCGCTGGCAATTGCTGCTGGGGCTGTTGATCGCCGCGCAGAGTTTCTTTATTTATTCGGCCGTGGCACGCATCCCTGTGGCGCTCGCGCTGCTGATCGGTAACGTGGCGCCGATTCTGTTGGTGTTGTTGACCTGGGCGCTGGGCGGCTCCCCACCCTCGCGACGCGCAGCCATGCTGATGGGGCTGATCATGTGCGGCCTGGTGTTTGCGCTGGACGTGCCCGAACGTCTGTCTAATCAGCACACAAGCGAAGCGCAATGGCTGGAGGGCATTCTGTTCGGCTTTGCCGCCGCGTCCGTGTTTGCCTGTGCGCTGTGGATCACCGATCACAAGCTGTCGAGCCTGCGTGGCACCGTGCGTAGCATGTTGACGATGCTGATTGTGTTCAGCGCTGCCGCGTTGGCCGGGGTCAGTGGCGTATTGCCCGGCGGCGTGTCGCTGCCCAGTTCATCCACCGGCTGGACCGCCCTCGCCTGCCTGGTGGTGCTTTATGGACTAGGATTCTGCCTGCTGTTTATCTGCATGACGCGCTTGAACATGGCCAAAAACGCGCCGGTGATGAACGTGGAGCCAGTGGCGAGCCTGCTGTTCGGCTGGCTGATCCTCGACCAAGTGCTCAGCAGCGGTCAGGTCATCGGCGGTCTGATTGTGGTCGCAGGCATTGTGATGCTGACGTGGCGCCGTGCCGCCGATTAA
- a CDS encoding TRAP transporter large permease, with product MDAFILLGSFIALILLGMPVAYALGLSALVGAWWIDIPFDALMIQVAGGVNKFSLLAIPFFVLAGAIMAEGGMSRRLVAFAGVLVGFVRGGLSLVNIVASTFFGAISGSSVADTASVGSVLIPEMERAGYPREFSTAVTVSGSVQALLTPPSHNSVLYSLAAGGTVSIASLFMAGIMPGLLLSAVLMGLCMIFARKRNYPKGEVIPLKKALKIAGEALWGMMAMVIILGGILTGVFTATESAAIAVLWAFFVTMFIYRDYKWRDLPKLMHRAVRTISIVMILIGFAASFGYILTLMEIPMKITTAFLTLSDNRYVILMCINVMLLLLGTVMDMAPLILILTPILLPVIIGIGVDPVHFGMIMLVNLGIGLITPPVGAVLFVGAAVGKVTIENTVKALLPFYLALFAVLMLVTYVPAISLWLPSMVL from the coding sequence ATGGATGCTTTCATATTGTTGGGCAGCTTTATTGCCCTGATTCTGCTCGGTATGCCGGTCGCTTATGCCTTGGGCCTGTCAGCGTTGGTCGGTGCCTGGTGGATCGATATTCCGTTCGATGCCCTGATGATTCAAGTGGCCGGAGGCGTGAACAAGTTCTCGCTGCTGGCGATCCCCTTCTTCGTCCTGGCGGGCGCGATCATGGCCGAGGGCGGCATGTCGCGCAGGCTGGTAGCGTTTGCCGGGGTACTGGTGGGCTTCGTGCGCGGCGGCCTGTCGCTGGTCAACATTGTGGCTTCGACCTTCTTCGGCGCGATTTCCGGCTCGTCGGTGGCGGATACGGCCTCGGTGGGCTCGGTACTGATTCCCGAGATGGAACGGGCTGGCTACCCTCGCGAGTTCTCCACGGCCGTGACTGTCAGCGGCTCGGTACAAGCGCTGCTGACGCCACCCAGCCACAACTCGGTGCTGTACTCACTGGCCGCGGGCGGCACGGTGTCGATCGCCTCACTGTTTATGGCCGGGATCATGCCGGGGCTGCTGCTCAGTGCAGTGCTCATGGGCCTGTGCATGATCTTCGCGCGTAAGCGCAACTACCCCAAAGGCGAAGTGATCCCGCTGAAAAAGGCGCTGAAAATCGCCGGTGAGGCACTCTGGGGCATGATGGCCATGGTCATCATCCTGGGCGGCATCTTGACGGGGGTTTTCACCGCCACCGAATCAGCCGCGATTGCTGTGCTGTGGGCGTTCTTCGTCACCATGTTTATCTACCGCGACTACAAATGGCGCGACCTGCCCAAGCTGATGCACCGGGCCGTGCGCACTATTTCCATCGTGATGATCTTGATCGGTTTTGCCGCCAGCTTCGGTTACATCCTGACGCTGATGGAAATCCCGATGAAAATCACGACTGCGTTTCTGACACTGTCAGATAACCGCTACGTGATCCTGATGTGCATCAACGTGATGTTGCTGCTGCTGGGCACGGTGATGGACATGGCACCGCTGATCTTGATCCTGACCCCGATTCTGCTGCCGGTGATTATTGGCATCGGCGTCGACCCGGTGCACTTCGGCATGATCATGCTGGTGAACCTGGGGATCGGGCTTATAACACCGCCGGTGGGCGCGGTGCTGTTCGTGGGCGCTGCGGTGGGCAAAGTCACTATCGAAAACACCGTTAAAGCCTTGCTGCCGTTCTACCTGGCGTTGTTCGCAGTCTTGATGCTAGTGACCTACGTACCGGCCATCTCGCTGTGGCTGCCAAGCATGGTGTTGTAA
- a CDS encoding TRAP transporter small permease, whose amino-acid sequence MKNTVLRFNDLLYRVCIGIAGLSVLTMSLIIPWGIFARYVLGSGSSWPEPTSILLMVVFTFFGAAASYRAGAHMAVAMAVERMPAQVRKHVAVLVQILMVIVCLFMTVKGFKLCATTWNQFLGEMPGMRVGISYLPIPLGGLITLVFVLEKLFLGDQSHRRAVRFDIVEASEEAV is encoded by the coding sequence ATGAAAAATACCGTACTGCGTTTTAACGACTTGCTGTACAGGGTCTGTATCGGGATCGCCGGGTTGTCGGTGCTGACCATGAGCCTGATCATTCCCTGGGGCATCTTTGCCCGTTACGTCTTGGGCTCCGGCTCCAGTTGGCCAGAACCCACCTCAATTTTGCTGATGGTGGTCTTTACCTTCTTCGGCGCTGCCGCCAGTTATCGCGCTGGCGCGCACATGGCGGTGGCGATGGCGGTTGAACGCATGCCTGCACAGGTGCGCAAGCACGTAGCTGTGCTGGTACAAATCCTGATGGTCATCGTCTGCCTGTTTATGACGGTCAAGGGTTTCAAGCTCTGTGCAACCACCTGGAACCAGTTTCTCGGTGAGATGCCGGGCATGCGGGTGGGTATTTCCTATTTGCCCATTCCCTTGGGCGGCCTCATCACTCTGGTCTTCGTCTTGGAAAAACTCTTCCTGGGTGACCAAAGCCATCGCCGAGCCGTGCGGTTCGACATCGTAGAAGCCAGCGAAGAGGCCGTATAA
- a CDS encoding TRAP transporter substrate-binding protein — MDFKRTLLIAALPLAFCLSGVAQAEIKIKFGEVHPAGYPPVVAEQEMGKKLQAQSNGDISFKMFAGGVLGSEKEVVEQLQSGAVQMTRVSLGILGPVVPETNAFNLPFVFRDQAHMRKIIDGEIGQEMLDKITNSNFNMVALAWMDGGTRNLYTKKPVRQLADLKGMKIRVQGNPVFIDTINDMGGNGIAMATGEIFSALQTGVIDGAENNPPTFLEHNHYQNAKYFTWTDHLILPEPIVIAKTTWNMLNPEQQALVQKLAREAQIEERVLWDKKSDESITKLKTAGVEFITLTPEQKKAFYDATQPVRDKYGANYKELISRIEAVQ; from the coding sequence ATGGATTTCAAACGCACCTTACTCATCGCCGCATTGCCGCTGGCTTTCTGCCTCAGCGGCGTAGCCCAGGCAGAAATCAAAATCAAATTCGGCGAAGTTCACCCCGCGGGTTATCCGCCCGTGGTGGCTGAACAAGAGATGGGCAAAAAGCTCCAGGCTCAAAGCAACGGTGATATTTCCTTCAAGATGTTTGCCGGTGGTGTACTGGGTTCCGAGAAAGAAGTGGTCGAGCAGTTGCAGTCGGGCGCCGTGCAGATGACCCGCGTCAGCCTCGGCATCCTCGGCCCTGTAGTACCGGAAACCAACGCATTTAACCTGCCCTTCGTGTTCCGCGATCAGGCGCACATGCGCAAAATCATCGACGGTGAAATCGGCCAGGAGATGCTCGACAAAATCACCAACTCCAACTTCAACATGGTCGCCCTGGCATGGATGGATGGCGGCACCCGCAACCTCTACACCAAAAAACCGGTGCGTCAGTTGGCCGACCTCAAAGGCATGAAGATCCGCGTACAAGGCAACCCGGTGTTTATCGACACCATCAATGACATGGGTGGCAACGGCATTGCCATGGCCACCGGCGAGATTTTCAGCGCCCTGCAAACCGGTGTGATTGACGGCGCCGAAAACAACCCGCCGACCTTCCTTGAGCACAACCACTACCAGAACGCCAAATACTTCACCTGGACCGATCACCTGATCCTGCCGGAACCAATCGTGATCGCCAAAACCACCTGGAACATGCTCAACCCGGAGCAACAGGCACTGGTGCAAAAACTGGCGCGTGAAGCGCAGATAGAAGAGCGCGTGCTCTGGGACAAAAAATCGGACGAGAGCATAACCAAGCTTAAAACCGCTGGCGTGGAGTTCATCACCCTCACCCCAGAACAGAAAAAAGCGTTCTACGACGCCACTCAGCCAGTGCGTGACAAATACGGCGCGAACTACAAAGAGCTGATCTCGCGTATCGAAGCCGTTCAATAA
- a CDS encoding SMP-30/gluconolactonase/LRE family protein, with translation MTAELILDARNATGESPVWSTAEQALYWVDIPAKRLHRWNLADGHSQSWEAPQMLACIARSGDGNWIGGMESGVFALTPQTDGRLSARLLSSVAHAQPGMRFNDGRCDRQGRFWAGTMFMDMSAGARVGAMYRYSAGQDDCLKPQIDGFIVPNGLAFSPDGRTMYLSDSHPDEQKIWAFDYDIDTATPHNRRLFVDMTQHPGRPDGAAVDAEGCYWICGNDAGQIHRFTPDGTLDRSLAVPVKKPAMCAFGGPQLDTLFVTSIRPAGDISDQPLAGGVFALNPGVKGLTEPTFNS, from the coding sequence ATGACTGCCGAACTGATTCTCGATGCACGCAATGCCACCGGCGAGAGCCCGGTCTGGAGTACCGCTGAGCAAGCGCTGTACTGGGTTGATATCCCGGCAAAGCGCCTGCACCGCTGGAATTTGGCCGATGGCCACAGCCAAAGCTGGGAAGCCCCGCAGATGCTCGCGTGCATTGCTCGCAGCGGCGATGGCAACTGGATTGGCGGCATGGAAAGCGGCGTATTCGCCCTCACCCCCCAAACCGATGGCCGCTTGAGTGCCCGACTGCTGAGCAGCGTCGCACACGCACAACCCGGTATGCGTTTCAATGATGGCCGCTGTGATCGTCAGGGACGTTTCTGGGCCGGGACCATGTTTATGGACATGTCGGCAGGGGCGCGGGTGGGCGCGATGTATCGCTACAGCGCTGGCCAGGATGATTGCCTCAAGCCGCAGATCGACGGATTTATCGTGCCTAACGGCCTGGCGTTCAGCCCGGACGGCCGGACGATGTACCTGTCGGACTCGCACCCCGACGAGCAAAAAATCTGGGCCTTTGATTACGACATCGATACGGCCACCCCGCACAACCGCCGCCTGTTTGTCGACATGACGCAACACCCCGGCCGCCCGGATGGCGCCGCTGTCGACGCAGAGGGTTGCTACTGGATTTGCGGCAACGATGCAGGCCAGATCCATCGGTTTACCCCCGATGGCACGCTCGACCGCTCGCTGGCCGTGCCGGTAAAAAAACCGGCGATGTGCGCCTTTGGCGGGCCGCAACTGGACACGCTGTTTGTAACCTCGATTCGCCCTGCGGGCGACATCAGTGACCAACCTTTAGCGGGCGGCGTGTTTGCCCTGAACCCTGGCGTTAAAGGGCTGACGGAGCCCACGTTCAACAGCTGA
- a CDS encoding NAD(P)-dependent oxidoreductase, producing MTNTRTVQTPFNRLLLTGAAGGLGKVLRESLKPYAKVLRLSDIAPMAPAVDNSEEVLLCDLADKHAVHQLVEGVDAILHFGGVSVERPFEEILGPNISGIFHIYEAARRHGVKRVIFASSNHVIGFYKQDQKLDAHSLRRPDGYYGLSKSYGEDMATFYFDRYGIETVSIRIGSSFPEPQNRRMMSTWLSFDDLTQLLERSLYTPNVGHTVVYGASNNVDVWWDNRFAAHLGFEPQDTSEVFRAKVEAQPMPAANDPARVYQGGAFVAAGPFGDE from the coding sequence ATGACAAACACTCGTACTGTCCAAACCCCCTTCAATCGCCTTCTTCTTACCGGTGCCGCGGGTGGTTTGGGGAAGGTGCTGCGCGAAAGCCTCAAGCCTTATGCCAAGGTCCTGCGTCTGTCTGATATCGCGCCAATGGCGCCTGCTGTCGACAACAGCGAAGAAGTTCTGCTGTGCGACCTCGCCGACAAACACGCCGTGCACCAACTGGTCGAAGGCGTAGACGCCATTCTGCATTTCGGCGGTGTCTCGGTAGAGCGTCCCTTTGAAGAAATTCTCGGCCCGAACATCAGCGGCATTTTCCATATTTACGAAGCCGCACGCCGCCATGGCGTGAAGCGTGTCATTTTCGCCAGCTCCAATCATGTGATCGGCTTTTATAAGCAAGATCAAAAGCTAGATGCCCACTCCCTGCGCCGCCCTGATGGCTACTACGGCCTGTCCAAGTCGTACGGCGAAGACATGGCGACCTTCTACTTCGACCGTTATGGCATCGAAACCGTCAGCATCCGCATCGGCTCTTCATTCCCGGAACCGCAAAACCGCCGAATGATGAGCACCTGGCTGAGCTTCGACGACCTCACACAATTGCTCGAACGCTCGCTGTACACACCGAATGTGGGCCACACCGTGGTCTACGGCGCTTCTAACAATGTGGACGTGTGGTGGGACAATCGCTTTGCGGCCCATTTGGGTTTCGAACCCCAGGACACCTCTGAAGTGTTCCGCGCCAAGGTTGAAGCCCAGCCGATGCCCGCGGCCAATGATCCTGCGAGGGTGTATCAAGGCGGTGCGTTTGTTGCCGCCGGTCCGTTTGGCGACGAATAA